gacatgctttctgaatggagcatcataggtattttctatgatggtctctctgaactatccaagatgtctttggatagctctgctggaggatctcttcatctgaagaagacgcctacagaggctcaagaattgattgaaatggttgcaaataaccaattcatgtacacttctgaaagaaatcctgtgaacaatgggactagtcagaagaaaggagttcttgagattgacactctgaatgccatattggctcagaacaagatattgactcaacaagtcaatttgatttctcaaagtctgtctggaatgcaaaatgcaccaaacagtactaaggatgcttcatctgaggaagaagcttatgatcctgagaacccttccatggaagaggtgaattacctaggagaaccctatggaaacacctacaattcttcatggagaaatcaccccaatttctcatggaagaatcaagagagacctcaacaaggtttcaataacaataatggtggaagaaacaggtttagcaatggcaagccttttccatcatcttctcagcaacagacagagagttctaagcagaataattctgacttagcaacaatggtctctgatctaataaagaccactcaaagtttcatgaatgaaacaaggtcctccatcaggaatttggaaggacaagtgggtcagctgagtaagaaaattactgaactccctcctagtactctcccaagcaatacagaagaaaatccaaaaggagagtgcaaagccataaacatggccgaatttggagaggaaagagaggaagtggacgccactgaggaaggcctcaatgggcgtgcactagcctcaactgagttccccaatgaggaaccgtgggaatctgaggctcaaaatgagaccatagagattccattggacttacttctgccattcatgagctctgatgagtattcttcctctgaagaggatgagtatgtcactgaagagcaagttgctaaataccttggagcaatcatgaagttaaatgacaagttatttggaaatgagacttgggagaatgaacctcctttgctcaccaaagaactggatgacttgtctaggcagaaactgcctcaaaagaggcaggatcctgggaagttttttataccttgtaccataggcaccatgaccttcaagaaggccttgtgtgacttagggtcaagtgtaaacctcatgcccctctctgtaatggagaaattagggatccttgaggtgcaagctgcaagaatctcattggagatggcagacaattcaagaaaacaagctcatggacttgtagagaatgttttggtgaagattgaagaccattacatccctactgacttcatagtcctagagactgggaagtgcatggatgaatccatcatccttggcagacctttcctagccacagcaaaggctgtgattgatgttgatagaggagagttgatcattcaagtgaatgaagaatccttggtgtttaaggcccaaggacatccctctatcatcatggagaggaagcatgaagagcttctctcaaaacagagccaagcagagcccccacagtcaaactctaagtttggtgttgggaggccacaaccaaactctaagtttggtgttgaacccccacattcaaactctaagtttggtgttgggaggttccaacacggttctgagcatttctgaggctccatgagagtcctctgtcaagctaatgacattaaagaagcgcttgttgggaggcaacccaatgttttatagttaactattttcttttgttattttaccttttttgtaggttgatgatcataagaagtcacaaaaacaatgaaaaaagcaaaaacagaatgaaaaacaggaagaaaaacagcacaccctggaggagaagaagctggcgttcaaacgccagtaatgctagctgttgggcgtttaacgcccagtctggcaccattctgggcgtttaacgccagaaaggggcaccagactggcgttaaacgccagtaaagggcaacaacctggcgttaaacgccaggaatgggcaccagcccggcgtttaacgccagaaatagctcaaaacgtgattttgagcaacatttggtgcagggatgacttttccttgacaccacaggatctgtggaccccacaggaccccaccatcattctctctcttcttcccccattcaccaatcacctcaatacctcttccccaaaaacccttcacctatcaaatcccatctttctcttcaccactcacatccatccttcataaatccccaccaacctcacccttccaattcaaaccactttccctcccaaacccaccctccatggccgaaccataacccccctctctcctataaatacccttctccaacccttcattttcacacaacctaaacaccctttcttccccttcttggccgaacacaccaccttccccctcttcctcatttcttcttcttctactctcttctttcttcttttgctcgaggacgagcaaacattttaagtttggtgtggtaaaagcgttgctttttcataaccatttatggcatccaaggccggagaaacctctaaaaagaggaaagggaaggcaaaggcttccacctccgagtcatgggagatggatagattcctctcaagggtgcatcaagtccacttctatgaagttgtggccttgaagaaggtgatccccgaagtccccttttcactcaaaaagggtgaatatccggagatccgccatgagatccgaagaagaggttgggaagtacttaccaaccccattcaacaagtcggaatcttgatggttcaagagttctatgccaatgcatggatcaccaagaaccatgaccaaagtgtgaacccgaatccaaagaattatctcactatggttcgggggaaatacttggattttagtccggagagtgtgagggtggcgttcaacttgcctatgatgcaaggagatgagcatcattacactagaagggtcaactttgatcaaaggttggaccaagtcctcacaaccatatgtgaagagggcgcacaatggaagcaagattcaagaggcaagccggttcaattaagaaggcatgacctcaaacccgtggctagaggatggttagagttcatacaacgctcaatcattcccactagcaaccggtccgaagttaccatagaccgggccatcatgatccatagcatcataattggagaagaaatagaagttcatgaggttatagcccaagaactctacaaggtggcggacaagacctccactttggcaaggttagcctttcctcacctcatttgtcacctctgttattcagttggagttgacatagagggagacatcaccattgatgaggataagctcattaccaagaaaaggatggagcacacaagagacccctctcatcatgagatccctgagatgcctcaagggatgcactttcctccacaaaactattgggagcaagtaaacacctccctaggagaattgagttccaacatgggacaactaagggtggagcatcaagaacactccattctcctccatgaaattagagaagaccaaagaatcatgagggaggagcaacaaagacaaggaagagacattgaggagctcaagcactccataggatcttcaagagcaagaaagagccgccatcactaaggtggacccgttccttgatttccttgttctctattcttctgtttttcgatttttatgctttatgttatccatgcttgtgtcttgtgatcattagtgtcttagtgtctatgccttaaagttatgaatgtcctatgaatccatcacctttcttgaataaaaacgtgcttaattgaaaaggaaagaattgcatgaattctgaattttataatggtttaattattttgatgtggtggcaacacttttgttctctgaatgtatgcttgaacagtgcatatgtcttttgaatttgtggttcatgaatgttggctcttgaaagaatgatgaaaaaggagacatgttactgaggatctgaaaaatcattaaaaatgattcttgaagcaagaaaaagcagtgaatacaaaaaaaaaagagaaaaagcaaacgaaaaaaaaaaatcgaaaaaaaaaagaaagaaaaagaaagaaataaagttgtgatccaaggcaaataaaagtgtgcttaagaaccctggacacctctaattggggactttagcaaagctgagtcacaatctgaaaaggttcacccaattatgtgtctgtggcatgtatgtatccggtggtaatactggaagacagagtgctttgggccacagccaagactcaataaatagctatgttcaagaatcatactttactaggagaatcattaacactatctggattctaagttcctaaggaagccaatcattctgaattacaaggatagagtgagatgccaaaactattcagagacaaaaagttaaaagccccgctcatctaattaatactgatcttcatagatgtttttggaattcattgcatattctcttctttttatcttatttgattttcagttgcttggggacaagcaacaatttaagtttggtgttgtgatgagcggataatttgtatactttttggcattgtttttagtatatttttagtatgatctagttagtttttagtatatttttattagtttttaattaaaattcacttttctggactttactatgagtttgtgtgtttttctgtgatttcaggaattttctggctgaaattgagggacctgagcaaaaatctgatccagagactcaaaaggactgcagatgctgttggattctgacctccctgcactcgaagtggattttctggagctacagaagcccaattggcgcgctctcaacggcgttggaaagtagacatcctgggctttccagcaatatataatagtccatactttgcccaagatttgatggcccaaaccggcgttcaaagtcacctcaaggaattccagcgttaaacgccggaactggcacctaattgggagttaaacgcccaaactggcactaaagctggcgtttaactccaaggagagtctctacacgaaatttcttcattgctcagcccaaacacacaccaagtgggcccggaagtggatttttatgtcatttactcatctatgtactagttttctataagtaggaccttttactattgtatttgaaatctttggattattttagatcctttgatcatctttggacatctttggattattttagatcctttgatcatctttggacatctagttcttagatcattcggccatgcctagaccttgttcttatgtattttcaacggtggagtttctacacaccatagattaaggtgtggagctctgctgtacctcgagtattaatgcaattactattgttcttccattcaattccgcttgttcttttaccaagatatcacttgttcttcaacttgatgaaggtgatgattgacgcccatcaccattctcacctatgaacaaggtgactgacaaccactcttgttctacaagcatctgagacttagtgaatatctcttggatttctgattgcatgatgcatggttgatcgcctgacaaccgagtgctcgcctgacaaacgagccaaccattccgtgagatcagagtcttcgtggtataggcaagaactgatggcagcattcaagagaatccggaaggtctaaccttgtctgtggtattctgagtaggattcaatgactgaatgactgtgacgtgcttcaaactcctagcaggctagggcgttagtgacagacgcaaaagtatcaatggatattattccggcctgaacgagaaccgacagctgaattccgctatgccgtgacaggacatatgcaatcgctttcactgagaggatgggaggtagctgctgacaacagtgaaaccctacacaagcttgccatggaaaggagtaagaaggattggatgaaggcagtaggaaagcagagagacggaagggaaggcatcttcatacacttgtctgaagctcttacaccaatgatatacataagtatcactatctttatcttctatgttattttcgttcatcatcatatacatttgagtctgcctgactaagatttacaagatgaccatagcttgcttcaatgctaacaatctccgtgggatcgacccttactcacgtaaggtattacttggacgacccagtgcacttgctggttagttgtgcgaagttgtgtaatgccatggaattgaaccaccaagtttttggagttcatgaccagggattatgagagttgtgaaaagtattgttcacaatttcgcgcaccactcaTCAAAAGGCATGTGGAAGGTGTGCGTCTCAGGACGCCACCGCTCAATAAATGCGCTAAGGAGAGGCTCATCAACCCAGAACCACTGACTGTTAAGCCTAGCCAAATGATACAAGCCCGCTGTCTCCAGATAGGGTATAATCCGATCGTGTAACGACATATTTTGTTGTCTTCTGACGCCGCTAATAACCCTAGCAGGCTGCAAAATGTGGGTAACAAAAACCTTCAACATACATCCATTACTAATACCATCAAACAtaacttataaaaaattactagaataacaataaaaataaaaaaattaaattctactAACAATAACCATGGTCATAGCAATTTCTAACCTACAAGTAATATTTTTactaacaataacaataataatattaatatttatataaataactcTAATCAGAATAACAATAAGgataaacataataaaatatatttttaccaacaataatcctaataatatcaatatttatataaataatattagtagaaataacaataagaataaaaaaaataaaatattcttaCTAACCATAAccataataatatcaatttctatataaacaattatatttttattaacaataaccataacaatatcaatatttatataaataatattaatcaGAATAACAAttcaaataaacataaaaaaatatttttactaacAATAACGCTCATAATGTCAACatttatataaataacattactaacaatattaataacaatgttaataataataacttacCTCTTCATCGAGGTATCCTGCCACGTGAGCAACGCCATTTAGTCGGTACAAGCGATCCTCAGACTCCATTGGCTCCATCAGATTCCTCCTTCAAACCTTCAAAGCTTTTCCAAATTCCTCTCAACACAAGAAGCTTCAAAATTTTTTGGTGAGACAAATGATCCGTGAAAGCCTTCAGCGGATTACGTATTTATATGCTACAACGCATAAATCGTGGGAGGTTACAGGGGTTTATGCTTATTGAAACTTGTTCATAAACCGCGGTAGGTTACCGGGTTTTATATTCATAGCGttttcttcataaaccgtggtaacctaccacggtttatgcatgCCATGCAATGTTCCTAAACCGTTGGAACCTCCCACGGTTTACGTATAAAACCAAAACCGTGTTAACTTGCCACGGATTACATAAAATTCGTTTTGCACATTTACGTAACAGGATTCCATTTTATGTATTTGGGTAAACATTTCAAGCAGTTTATTTATTTGAGTAAATTgcccatatatatatatatatatatatatatatatatatatatatatatatatatatatatatatatatatataagtaaaagtaaaatttcCAAAAGACAATCTTCACTTCGCGGAGAGAAGTACACATCCAACGAGGGCATCACGTCCAGTACTTATAAGATGGAAAATTCCCAAAACGGGTGAGACCGTCATTCCTTTCGGAGTTCTAAGATGGAAAATTTCCAAAACGGGTGAGACCGTCATTCCTTTCGGAGTTCTCATAAGGGATAATAGTTCCAAAACAGAGGCGATGTAAAGATTACATGAATCCTCTAAGCAATCCTAACACTCCAACCAATAGAAATCCAAACCTAGCAATATACTAAACCAGAAAACAGTAAGGTAGGTATGCTAGACTAACTAACTACACTCTACACTCATGCACCTTTGAACCTCAAATTCTTAAACTATCTCTTATTAGTTCTCTTACCTTTCACTTATTATGTTTCTTTCAGTCTCAAATGTGTACGATACGGAGGacacgaaaaataaaaaaagtgtcCATACTtcataattaaatatacattaaaattaaccaGTAATACAGAATATTcacatattaaatatatattagaaataaattaaaaaaaatattagataacaataaaaatttattattttttatcattaattagCCATTAATATTGGGATAAAATAGTTATTGGATTACGAAGCTAAAaaattagactaaaaaaattaaattaataaataaatgatagtcaaaaacaataaattttaataatttttaattttttttataaattaaattaaacatatatttatatataaatatataataattaattaaaaagttattttttatgtgtacataatatttttaatttttaaatattattattaaataaaaataaaaaatattatttatatactaaaaataaaattgagatTAAGTATCAACAAACATCTCTTTTGAAGTGCATACAACAGTACAATATTTTGTGGAACTGGTCTAACTGTATATTCACTGAAGTCCGCACTTCAGCCTAGTGATTCCCGCAACAAGTCTTGAGGATAATTCATTAACCTAATCTGATAATTACAGGATGGGTTAATGCAGAAGAATACTTCTCAATTCTCATAATACGTACAAGGTTACAACTATCGTTGTCTTAACTCTCGAGAAACATTCAACTGTTAATAAATTTCCAAGAAAACAAGATAAACGATAGCTGAATATAACAAGAAATAAGGCAGGCAATCGAGTCAATGGTCATAAATAATTTTGAAAGTAAGCCTCCATTGGTTGACCATTAAAGTCATTGTCAATTCGTCATTTCCTATTGTTTCATTTAAAAAAGCCATAAAATCCATTGTCCCACAAATGTGAAAAAGTGATGTATAAAATcttatatatttagttttttattagTAAACTACTAATAAcgtatataaaaataaaaaatattaagtgattaatatttttttaatatttattttatatataaatcaatattaattaatttttttacttttcttattaacagtattttatcattttctataaaaaagatgaatttaaataattacatcttctatcaataattaaaataaaatattaaattgtatagcatttttaaataatcaaaatttttaatcaagACATATTTTAGGATTTGTTTggatgaattttttaaaaattattttttttaaatattttttagaaaaggtaattttatgttttgatattttatataaaaaatttttttatttatcaattatgtttgtgtataatattttttgtttatttattatattaaaagtattttttttaaaaatatattttttaaaaaatataaattataattttttaaaaaaatttatttttttaatatttttatttttattattaaaaatttattaaatacattaaaaaataaaaatatattttttattaatttaataacacTCAAATAAGCAATAAGCAATAAATTTTGTGTTCTAGCCTctagaaatagaaaataataaatataattttaatgtgATGAAGAAAAGTAATTTACACTTAGAACTAAATAAGAATTTTCCTAATCTTAATCATTTAATACAACGTATATATACATTTCTTGTACATCCGTTTCATTTGAATTTTTTGATCTCATCACAAACACTAACCGCAAGCAATGCACTAATAAATGCAGCAAATTGTTTTCACTTATCAGCCCATATTATTTCTCTTCACTTTCACTTGTTAACTTAAACAGCTAATTGTTGTCAAATCCTCCGTGGCACCATGTAACCCATTTCTTGCACCACAAGATTTTTCTCCTTGTTaagtaattaataatttttttgaacaaaatgaataaaaattctaaaattaatccaatttaaataaaatatactatattttaaattatttatctaaattttaatattaaaatacatACACTTAATGAATTGAACATttaatatatctattatttattatttaatatttttattgtctatctatattttatttttatttattggtGCACCCCTCTCCTCTACCGTCTCCTTTACGCCCTTTTCTACGTTCCAAAAGACAAAAATTCTACATTTTAACGCGGAATTCACACGTTAGTCAACATTTTCATTCACCAACAAACCTTTCTTTCGTCTTTATTCAGGCACCGTGGACCGGACACCACACACACATACAGTGTGAAACATAAGAGGAAAACGAAAATTAAGGATGTTGGAGCTCTGTCGAAAACCGTTGATGTGCTTCTTCTCATGTGGACTAGGAGGAGGCAACTATGACGATGAGCTTCTATGGGACTTAGAGTTGAAGCCACACACCGCAGGTGAATATTCAATTGCTGTTGTTCAAGCCAATTCTTCTTTGGAAGACCAAGCACAGGTGTTTACTTCTCCCTTTGCAACTCTTGTTGGTGTTTATGACGGCCATGGTGGACCTGAAGCTTCTCGTTTCGTAACCAACCATCTCTTCTCCTTCATTCACAGTAAGACACTAATTCAATTATTCAATAGTATACTTCTATGATTTCATTGACCAATAGTTATCAAATGAATTGAAATTACAATTGACACAGTAACACTCTATATATAAATGACTATGCTTTGTGGTATGTATGATACAATGAAACTCCATATATCAAAGACTATCCAacgtttgattttttttttaatgaattggCACGGAACTATGGAAATGAAATGACGATTATTGTTCTTGTTCGTGGCAGTGTTCTCTGCAGAGGATGGTGGGTTATCGGAGCAAGTGATAAAGAAAGCTTTCAGTGCAACTGAAGAGGAGTTCTTGCGTATGGTGAAGCAATCATGGATTTCGCAGCCACACATTGCTTCGGTGGGATCGTGTTGTATTCTTGGAGCAATTTCAAACGATGTTCTCTATGTTGCTAACCTTGGAGACTCGAGGGCAGTTCTCGGTCGCAAAGCATTCGGAGGAAACGAGGTTGGTTGCGGTCATAATGTGGTGGCAGAGCGTTTGTCCACGGATCATAATGTTGGAGTGGAGGAGGTGAGAAAGGAGGTTGAGGCTCTTCACCCTGATGATGATTATGTTGTGGTTAATGCTAATGGAGTTTGGAGAATCAAGGGGATTATTCAGGTACTTATATATTCTCTTCAATTTCATCCATCAAAATTGTTCAGCAcgttaaatttgatttttcttcCTTGGGTGCTCTGTTtcccaattgattgaaaatgTATTAGTTTCAACTGATATCAGAATTTGTGTTCTGCTTTGCTTCGTAATCCTAAATGAGTGACTTGATCACTTAAATTGTTGTCTTTTAGCATCTGAGCTACAACTACAAGAGATCCTAAGAGCTAACAACCTATAAGATTCAACTGCACTATTTAAGTGACTTAGATTAACATTATCAGCATaactctctctttttttttaaaaaaaaaaaaaagaaaacgttTCTTGGTACATTTGAGTATAAATGATCTTCTATGAATTATGTCTGTCTGTTCTATTCTGGCATCAGACAATTTTGCTCTTTATTCATTGTGATTTTTGTATGAATTTCATATTATAAGGAAAGCATTCAttgttttagcttctcttaaatCGCCAAAGAATAAAATTTTCCAGAATAGGTGACTATATATCGTGCGTTTGTGCCCAACATTTGGCTCCACTTTCCATGTTTTTGGGCCACGTCACACACCTTAGCACCCTGTTGCTTGTGGTAGCCCACTGTGGTGGTGACACGGATCAATTATGTGATTCTATGGTGGACTCATGCTTATGAATGATCTTTGATATCAGATTTGTCTGCATTTTTGGACAACTCTTAGTGGAGTGCATAATTGGTTTCATGGAAGTTTCATGATCTGAATCCTCTAGCCACAAGCCAGGCAATTTTTGCATGTGATAAAattcagaagaagaaaaaaaaacctCTTGTGCGAAAAATTACGTCACTTCTTCGAAATATACCCTTCTGGAATATGTGTTAAAATTTGAATTAGTTGCATAATTTCAGTATAAGAACAACCATGCTACACAAAATACACGTTAAAACTGTGAGAAACAACACATTTTTGTTAATTACTGCTTCAATCTGAATAGGTCTCAAGATCAATTGGAGATGTTTATCTAAAGAAGCCAGAGTTCGACAACAACTCTATAATGTTCCAGCAATGTGTGTCCCCGGTACCTTTAAAGAGAGCCGTGATGACGGCGGAGCCATCAATATTAACTCGGAAGTTGAAGGCGGAGGATTTGTTTCTGATCTTCGCATCGGACGGACTTTGGGAGCAATTAACAGACAAAGAAGCCGTTGAAATCGTGTCTAGAAGTCCAAGAAAAGTAAGCACTCTGATAACTAACAAAGTCCCTTCCTTACTCctttagtttctttttctttgttaaaAGTATTTGAAATT
The genomic region above belongs to Arachis stenosperma cultivar V10309 chromosome 5, arast.V10309.gnm1.PFL2, whole genome shotgun sequence and contains:
- the LOC130982229 gene encoding probable protein phosphatase 2C 63; this translates as MLELCRKPLMCFFSCGLGGGNYDDELLWDLELKPHTAGEYSIAVVQANSSLEDQAQVFTSPFATLVGVYDGHGGPEASRFVTNHLFSFIHMFSAEDGGLSEQVIKKAFSATEEEFLRMVKQSWISQPHIASVGSCCILGAISNDVLYVANLGDSRAVLGRKAFGGNEVGCGHNVVAERLSTDHNVGVEEVRKEVEALHPDDDYVVVNANGVWRIKGIIQVSRSIGDVYLKKPEFDNNSIMFQQCVSPVPLKRAVMTAEPSILTRKLKAEDLFLIFASDGLWEQLTDKEAVEIVSRSPRKGIAKRLVRAALEAVAKKKEMRYQDLKKIEKGVRRHFHDDITVIVIYLDHSQNSVNGSRPRHQGIYDSVNAPVDIYSINADR